The Kitasatospora paranensis genome has a window encoding:
- a CDS encoding ricin-type beta-trefoil lectin domain protein, protein MAATVVATSNAEAAVPPTPSGFSLTWSDDFNGASGTGIDQSLWKYDTGPGSNFGTGEIETMTSSTSNVYYDGQGHLVLQALHSGSDPRGGWTSGRVETQSASFGAPAGGVVRIESVLQQPNVTTANGAGYWPAFWMLGAPLRSGVTWPKSGEIDIMEDINGRSSDFSTIHCGVNPGGPCNESTGIGSGERACSGCQTGFHDYATEIDRSVSPEQIRFYLDGNNFFTVNANQVDATTWSDAIDHPFFIIYDLAMGGGFPDAFGGGPNAATVSGGKLVIDSLAVYNKGPGSGGGGGGGGSVTGQTITGPGGKCVDVAGDDTGGDGTAVQLWDCQSGAKDQHWTWSGQTLQTLGKCLDIAGGNSAAGTKLQLATCNSGGYQNWVRQTDGSLRNPTSGRCIDSPSGATANGTQLQIWDCNGSGAQKFAIGTPIYGPGGKCVDVAGDDNGGDGTAVQLWDCQQATALDQKWTWSGQTLQTLGKCLDIAGGVNAAGTKLQLATCNGGGYQNWVANTDGSLSNPTTGRCVDSPSGATANGTRLQIWDCNGSGAQKFALA, encoded by the coding sequence GTGGCGGCCACCGTCGTTGCGACATCGAACGCCGAGGCGGCGGTGCCCCCGACGCCGTCGGGCTTCTCGCTCACCTGGAGCGACGACTTCAACGGAGCGTCCGGGACGGGCATCGATCAGAGTCTGTGGAAGTACGACACCGGGCCGGGAAGCAACTTCGGCACCGGTGAGATCGAGACCATGACCAGCAGCACGTCGAACGTCTACTACGACGGCCAGGGTCATCTGGTGCTCCAGGCCCTGCACTCCGGTTCCGATCCGCGGGGCGGCTGGACCTCCGGACGCGTGGAGACCCAGTCGGCGTCCTTCGGTGCCCCGGCGGGCGGCGTCGTCCGCATCGAGTCCGTCCTGCAGCAGCCCAATGTCACGACCGCCAACGGCGCGGGCTACTGGCCGGCGTTCTGGATGCTCGGGGCACCGCTGCGCTCCGGTGTGACCTGGCCGAAGTCCGGCGAGATCGACATCATGGAGGACATCAACGGCCGCAGCTCGGACTTCAGCACCATCCACTGCGGCGTGAACCCGGGCGGTCCGTGCAACGAGTCGACCGGCATCGGCTCGGGCGAGCGCGCCTGTTCGGGCTGTCAGACCGGCTTCCACGACTACGCCACGGAGATCGACCGCTCGGTGTCGCCGGAGCAGATCCGGTTCTATCTCGACGGGAACAACTTCTTCACCGTCAACGCCAACCAGGTGGACGCGACGACCTGGTCGGACGCGATCGACCACCCGTTCTTCATCATCTACGACCTCGCGATGGGCGGCGGATTCCCGGACGCCTTCGGCGGCGGCCCGAACGCGGCCACGGTCTCCGGCGGCAAGCTGGTCATCGACTCGTTGGCCGTGTACAACAAGGGCCCCGGCTCCGGTGGCGGGGGCGGGGGCGGCGGTTCGGTGACGGGCCAGACGATCACCGGTCCCGGTGGCAAGTGCGTGGACGTGGCAGGTGACGACACCGGCGGCGACGGCACCGCCGTCCAGCTGTGGGACTGCCAGTCGGGTGCCAAGGACCAGCACTGGACCTGGAGCGGCCAGACCCTGCAGACCCTCGGCAAGTGCCTGGACATCGCCGGCGGCAACAGCGCCGCGGGTACCAAGCTGCAACTCGCGACGTGCAACAGCGGCGGCTACCAGAACTGGGTGCGGCAGACCGACGGATCTCTGCGGAACCCGACCAGCGGCCGGTGCATCGACTCCCCGTCGGGCGCCACCGCGAACGGCACGCAGCTGCAGATCTGGGACTGCAACGGCTCCGGCGCCCAGAAGTTCGCCATCGGCACCCCGATCTACGGTCCGGGCGGCAAGTGCGTGGACGTGGCCGGTGACGACAACGGCGGCGATGGCACCGCCGTCCAGCTCTGGGACTGCCAGCAGGCGACCGCGCTCGACCAGAAGTGGACCTGGAGCGGCCAGACCCTGCAGACCCTCGGCAAGTGCCTGGACATCGCCGGCGGTGTCAACGCGGCCGGTACCAAGCTCCAGTTGGCCACCTGCAACGGCGGCGGCTACCAGAACTGGGTGGCCAACACCGACGGCTCGCTGTCGAACCCGACCACGGGCCGGTGCGTCGACTCGCCGTCAGGTGCCACCGCGAACGGCACCCGGCTGCAGATCTGGGACTGCAACGGCTCCGGCGCCCAGAAGTTCGCCCTGGCCTGA
- a CDS encoding S8 family serine peptidase, whose translation MNPEFVVSIGDRSFDPLQAQSDDEPDAGPPKAWIVQVARPLTADQVTRLRSTFDLRLTEYVPNLAYIERLSPDTVPELREDPAIRAVVPFDGGLSVSPQAHTTPRDDDDIAGFTILAFPDTDLDAARSALADLGGEQITALDATMSGGAKSIRLNLSVDRLEAVGALPFVLWVEPVPTIVDDHPEGGAALQPGTAGMLAGIWEHGLHGEEQVIGILDNGPADLHHCYFVDGEGLPPGPGHRKIIQVRNAHKQDPGPHATFVAGCAAGDDVGAPGSSPCRGGAYGAKLVLGNRMDLTIFDEAPEPMASTLFAELSAAHAAGAVIHSNSWHATTPGGGHATYDVTASDVDSFTWQNEDCLVLGSSGNSGEQQGPPGTAKNAVCVSAATSDPAAPALGDGAAGPTADGRVKPDLMVVGCGVQSALNGTDCGTGPRAACASSYATPLAAAAAALVRQYFTEGFHPTGSATPGDRLVPSGALLKAVLLHAAVPVDPAAAYPSDSTGWGAVRLAECLALDPTSPRRLQVRDLRNAAGLTTGQESTHPVEVLDGADRLKATLVWTEPPPRCRASGRRRSTTSISS comes from the coding sequence ATGAATCCTGAGTTCGTCGTCTCGATCGGTGATCGGAGCTTCGATCCGCTGCAGGCCCAGTCCGACGACGAACCCGACGCCGGACCGCCCAAGGCATGGATCGTGCAGGTCGCGCGGCCGTTGACGGCCGACCAGGTCACCCGTCTGCGCAGCACGTTCGACCTCCGGCTCACCGAATACGTTCCGAACCTGGCCTACATCGAGCGCCTCTCGCCGGACACGGTGCCGGAGCTGCGCGAGGACCCGGCGATCCGGGCGGTCGTCCCCTTCGACGGCGGCCTGAGCGTGTCACCGCAAGCGCACACGACGCCCAGGGACGACGACGACATCGCCGGCTTCACCATCCTCGCCTTCCCCGACACCGACCTGGATGCCGCCCGCAGCGCCCTGGCCGACCTGGGCGGCGAGCAGATCACCGCGCTGGACGCGACCATGAGCGGTGGCGCGAAGTCGATTCGGCTCAACCTCTCCGTGGACAGGCTCGAAGCGGTCGGCGCGCTGCCGTTCGTGCTGTGGGTCGAACCGGTGCCGACCATCGTCGACGACCACCCCGAGGGTGGGGCGGCGCTGCAGCCGGGAACCGCCGGAATGCTCGCGGGCATCTGGGAGCACGGCCTGCACGGCGAGGAGCAGGTGATCGGGATCCTCGACAACGGGCCCGCGGACCTCCACCACTGCTACTTCGTCGACGGCGAGGGCCTGCCGCCCGGCCCCGGCCACCGCAAGATCATCCAGGTGCGCAACGCGCACAAGCAGGACCCGGGGCCCCACGCGACGTTCGTCGCAGGATGCGCGGCGGGCGACGACGTCGGTGCACCCGGCAGCTCGCCGTGCCGGGGCGGGGCCTACGGTGCCAAGCTCGTCCTGGGCAACCGCATGGACCTGACGATCTTCGACGAGGCGCCGGAGCCGATGGCGTCCACGCTGTTCGCGGAGCTCAGTGCAGCCCACGCGGCGGGCGCGGTCATCCACTCCAACAGCTGGCACGCGACGACACCGGGCGGCGGGCACGCCACCTACGACGTGACGGCCTCGGACGTCGACTCCTTCACCTGGCAGAACGAGGACTGCCTCGTCCTCGGTTCGAGCGGGAACTCCGGTGAGCAGCAGGGCCCTCCCGGCACCGCGAAGAACGCCGTCTGCGTGAGCGCGGCGACGTCCGACCCGGCTGCGCCGGCCCTGGGCGACGGTGCGGCCGGCCCCACGGCCGACGGGCGGGTCAAGCCGGACCTCATGGTCGTCGGGTGCGGGGTCCAGTCGGCGCTGAACGGGACCGACTGCGGCACGGGCCCCCGGGCGGCGTGCGCGAGCAGCTACGCCACCCCGCTGGCCGCCGCTGCGGCGGCCCTCGTGCGGCAGTACTTCACCGAGGGATTCCACCCCACCGGCAGCGCGACCCCCGGCGATCGGCTCGTCCCCTCGGGCGCGCTGCTCAAGGCCGTACTCCTGCACGCCGCCGTCCCGGTCGATCCGGCGGCCGCCTACCCGAGCGACTCCACCGGCTGGGGCGCGGTGCGCCTGGCCGAGTGCCTCGCTCTCGACCCCACGAGCCCGCGCCGGCTGCAGGTCCGGGACCTGCGCAACGCAGCGGGCCTGACCACCGGACAGGAGAGCACCCACCCGGTGGAGGTGCTGGACGGAGCCGACCGGCTCAAGGCGACCCTGGTCTGGACCGAGCCGCCCCCGCGGTGCCGGGCGTCGGGACGGCGACGGTCAACAACCTCGATCTCGTCGTGA
- a CDS encoding DUF6365 family protein encodes MASRTRTVLFVAPHHRASGEVSTARHAARDLAATGFAAHLLAAPRHATASGTDFAGTHALGPDRAGNTATLRRVVDGVSPDIVVFCDAALVDTPTGSLPVDVADAIDVITGSGCRLATFDHLGIPLSAAWPPDTAILRPCPLGSPLMDGRPGLPVAVTRPVTGLAGIDELPARVPGVLRIVHTVAPWAITLAAAVKHPLHQHLPAILESYLADLGRPVELLSVNNGALLPAAPRGRLRVVNLPPQPAAVFDRLLADADLVLTENPFASTIGRAIDLGTPAVAWQHTLGIVDVLATFGSPVAAPVARLLMPDLSRARPWIAFPNWTPEAIGNVTVLNDNPVTSAFARLEVFGGAATAGRLRDMLTDSPSRRGVLAAQEQFRASVQRLPRVGEALVAAAVDTGCVHRGSRDRGDRTAAGGRPRYAPGSALAEGTGRARARGRAAADRVRPGRAGGRGRARIGRGGLP; translated from the coding sequence ATGGCTTCCCGCACCCGTACGGTGCTCTTCGTCGCTCCGCACCACCGGGCGTCCGGCGAGGTGAGCACGGCTCGTCACGCGGCGCGCGACCTGGCGGCGACGGGCTTCGCGGCGCACCTGCTGGCCGCCCCCCGGCACGCGACCGCATCCGGCACGGACTTCGCCGGGACGCACGCGCTGGGGCCGGACCGGGCGGGCAACACCGCCACGCTGCGCCGGGTCGTCGACGGGGTCTCGCCCGACATCGTGGTGTTCTGCGACGCCGCGCTGGTCGACACGCCGACCGGCAGCCTCCCCGTCGACGTCGCCGACGCGATCGACGTCATCACCGGATCCGGCTGCCGATTGGCCACGTTCGACCACTTGGGGATCCCGCTCTCGGCGGCGTGGCCGCCCGACACGGCGATCCTGCGACCGTGCCCGCTGGGCTCACCCCTGATGGACGGCAGGCCCGGCCTGCCGGTGGCCGTCACCCGTCCGGTCACCGGGCTGGCAGGGATCGACGAGCTGCCCGCACGCGTCCCCGGCGTGCTGCGGATCGTGCACACCGTCGCTCCCTGGGCGATCACCCTCGCGGCCGCCGTGAAGCACCCGCTCCACCAGCACCTCCCGGCGATCCTGGAGTCCTACCTCGCCGACCTCGGCCGTCCCGTGGAGCTGCTCTCCGTCAACAACGGGGCGCTGCTCCCGGCCGCGCCCCGCGGACGGTTGCGCGTGGTCAACCTTCCCCCGCAGCCGGCGGCGGTCTTCGACCGGCTGCTCGCGGACGCCGACCTCGTGCTCACCGAGAACCCGTTCGCCTCCACCATCGGCCGGGCGATCGACCTCGGCACGCCTGCCGTGGCCTGGCAGCACACGCTCGGAATCGTCGACGTGCTGGCCACGTTCGGCAGTCCGGTGGCAGCACCGGTCGCGCGGCTTCTCATGCCGGACCTGAGCCGGGCCCGGCCGTGGATCGCCTTCCCGAACTGGACTCCCGAGGCGATCGGCAACGTCACGGTGCTGAACGACAACCCGGTGACGAGCGCCTTCGCCCGGCTCGAGGTGTTCGGTGGCGCGGCCACTGCCGGCAGGCTCCGGGACATGCTGACCGACTCGCCGTCGCGGCGCGGAGTGCTGGCCGCCCAGGAGCAATTCCGGGCGAGCGTCCAGCGGCTGCCGCGGGTCGGCGAGGCCCTTGTCGCGGCCGCCGTCGACACCGGATGCGTCCACCGGGGAAGCCGTGACCGCGGCGATCGGACTGCTGCCGGCGGCCGGCCGCGGTACGCGCCTGGCAGCGCACTGGCCGAAGGAACTGGCCGAGCTCGGGCCCGGGGCCGGGCGGCCGCTGATCGGGTTCGCCCTGGGCGCGCTGGCGGCCGCGGGCGTGCGCGAATCGGTCGTGGTGGTCTCCCCTGA
- a CDS encoding sugar phosphate nucleotidyltransferase, with translation MAELGPGAGRPLIGFALGALAAAGVRESVVVVSPEKERLLRARLGCGNEFGMAVHYAVQERPLGLPDAVRAAAAALAGRDVVLVLPDTVFAPVDVVGRLLVRAGTARADVVLGLFPTDDPTRLAPVTVDREANVLAVRDKPVSSAVRNTWGVVWWRAAFTRLCAEHAEAARGGEPTLSDVLNAAVRSGLRVKAELFDDAVYRDAGTPDGLRAARTLVGPYAGTVGGSTRNDTDAS, from the coding sequence CTGGCCGAGCTCGGGCCCGGGGCCGGGCGGCCGCTGATCGGGTTCGCCCTGGGCGCGCTGGCGGCCGCGGGCGTGCGCGAATCGGTCGTGGTGGTCTCCCCTGAGAAGGAGCGCCTGCTGCGGGCCCGGCTGGGCTGCGGCAACGAGTTCGGCATGGCCGTGCACTACGCCGTCCAGGAGCGTCCCCTCGGTCTGCCCGACGCCGTGCGGGCGGCCGCCGCCGCCCTCGCCGGGCGCGACGTCGTGCTGGTCCTGCCGGACACGGTGTTCGCCCCGGTCGACGTCGTGGGCCGGCTCCTCGTCCGGGCCGGGACGGCGCGCGCCGACGTCGTGCTCGGCCTGTTCCCGACCGACGATCCCACCCGACTGGCCCCGGTGACGGTCGATCGGGAGGCGAACGTCCTCGCCGTCCGTGACAAGCCGGTGAGCAGTGCCGTGCGCAACACCTGGGGCGTCGTGTGGTGGCGCGCCGCGTTCACGCGGCTGTGCGCGGAGCACGCGGAGGCCGCCCGCGGCGGGGAGCCGACCCTGAGCGACGTCCTCAACGCGGCGGTCCGGTCCGGTCTGCGCGTCAAGGCCGAACTGTTCGACGACGCCGTCTACCGCGATGCGGGCACGCCGGACGGCCTGCGCGCGGCACGGACCCTCGTAGGGCCGTATGCCGGCACTGTCGGGGGCTCGACGCGAAACGATACTGACGCTTCGTAG
- a CDS encoding GlxA family transcriptional regulator — MDRTQAETTTSEQGRTPGAPVGRHRIAVLALPGVPPFELGIPSRVFGSAEDAEGRPLYEVTVCTADGAPVLSDAGFTVQPAAGPSALAAADTVIVPPTHAMPELGRGGPLPPEVAAAIAGIRPGTRLVSICTGSYVLAAAGLLDGRPATTHWNLAPEFRRAYPRVKLDEDVLFVDDGDVLTSAGVAAGVDLCLHIIRRDHGAAVANRAARMCVVPPWRDGGQAQYIDRPVPEPTVASTTATRAWALEHLGEPLPLDRLAEHARMSLRSFTRRFRDEVGMTPVQWLTAQRLEMAKHLLETTDLAIDLVAHRAGLGSGNSLRTHMRTAFGVSPAAYRRTFSPHDATAPVA; from the coding sequence ATGGACAGGACGCAGGCGGAGACGACGACGAGCGAGCAGGGCCGGACACCGGGTGCACCGGTCGGGCGGCACCGGATCGCCGTGCTCGCCCTGCCAGGGGTCCCGCCCTTCGAGCTCGGCATCCCGTCCCGGGTCTTCGGCAGCGCCGAGGACGCCGAGGGGCGCCCCCTCTACGAGGTCACGGTCTGCACCGCGGACGGCGCCCCCGTCCTCAGCGACGCCGGGTTCACCGTGCAGCCCGCGGCCGGCCCGAGCGCCCTGGCCGCCGCGGACACCGTGATCGTCCCGCCCACGCACGCCATGCCCGAGCTGGGCCGCGGCGGCCCCCTGCCGCCCGAGGTCGCCGCGGCCATCGCCGGGATCCGGCCCGGCACCCGGCTGGTGTCGATCTGCACCGGCTCCTACGTGCTCGCCGCGGCCGGACTGCTCGACGGCAGGCCGGCCACCACCCACTGGAACCTCGCCCCGGAGTTCCGCCGCGCCTACCCCCGGGTCAAGCTCGACGAGGACGTCCTGTTCGTCGACGACGGCGACGTGCTGACCTCCGCGGGCGTGGCCGCCGGGGTGGACCTGTGCCTGCACATCATCCGCCGTGACCACGGTGCGGCCGTCGCCAACCGGGCCGCCCGGATGTGCGTCGTCCCGCCCTGGCGGGACGGCGGGCAGGCGCAGTACATCGACCGCCCCGTCCCGGAGCCCACCGTGGCCAGCACCACCGCCACCCGTGCCTGGGCCCTGGAGCACCTCGGCGAACCACTGCCGCTGGACCGGCTCGCCGAGCATGCCCGCATGAGTCTGCGCTCCTTCACCCGGCGCTTCCGCGACGAGGTCGGCATGACCCCGGTGCAGTGGCTCACCGCCCAGCGCCTGGAGATGGCCAAGCACCTGCTGGAGACCACCGACCTGGCGATCGACCTGGTGGCCCACCGGGCCGGCCTCGGCTCAGGGAACTCCCTGCGCACCCACATGCGGACGGCCTTCGGCGTCTCACCCGCCGCCTACCGCCGCACCTTCAGTCCGCACGACGCCACCGCCCCCGTGGCGTAG
- a CDS encoding NADP-dependent oxidoreductase encodes MRAVVVEQWGGPENLVEREIERPEPGLNEVLVRVHAAGVNPVDWKTRAGGALIEWGAVPAVGWDVSGTVEAVGPGVGVFRPGDEVFGMPLFPRQAGGYAEYVVAPARHFAPKPAGLTHVEAAALPLAALTAWQALVDAADVRPGERVLVHAAAGGVGHFAVQIAKARGAYVIGTASAGKHDLVRELGADEVVDYRAVRFEDVVSDIDVVLDGLGGETAERSLQVLRSGGRLITLPGPDDVPAARDGVRAAWVLVEPDHLGLREIAALVERGALKPVVETVLPLAEAAKAHEIGELGRTTGKIVLTVD; translated from the coding sequence ATGCGCGCAGTGGTCGTGGAGCAGTGGGGCGGGCCGGAGAACCTGGTCGAGCGCGAGATCGAGCGGCCCGAGCCCGGCCTGAACGAAGTCCTGGTGCGGGTGCACGCGGCCGGAGTGAACCCGGTGGACTGGAAGACCCGCGCCGGCGGCGCCCTCATCGAGTGGGGCGCCGTGCCCGCGGTCGGCTGGGACGTCTCCGGCACCGTCGAGGCCGTCGGCCCCGGCGTCGGCGTCTTCCGCCCCGGCGACGAGGTCTTCGGCATGCCGCTGTTCCCGCGCCAGGCCGGCGGATACGCCGAGTACGTTGTCGCCCCGGCCCGGCACTTCGCGCCCAAGCCGGCCGGCCTGACCCACGTGGAGGCGGCGGCGCTGCCGCTGGCCGCGCTCACCGCCTGGCAGGCCCTGGTCGACGCGGCCGACGTCCGGCCCGGGGAGCGCGTGCTGGTGCACGCGGCGGCGGGCGGCGTCGGCCACTTCGCCGTGCAGATCGCCAAGGCCCGCGGCGCCTACGTCATCGGCACCGCGAGTGCCGGCAAGCACGACCTGGTGCGGGAGTTGGGCGCTGACGAGGTCGTCGACTACCGGGCGGTCCGGTTCGAGGACGTGGTGTCCGACATCGACGTGGTGCTGGACGGCCTCGGTGGGGAGACCGCCGAGCGCTCCCTGCAGGTGCTCCGCTCCGGCGGCCGGCTGATCACCCTGCCCGGCCCGGACGATGTCCCCGCCGCCCGGGACGGCGTGCGGGCGGCCTGGGTCCTGGTAGAGCCCGACCATCTGGGCCTGCGCGAGATCGCCGCCCTGGTGGAGCGCGGCGCGCTGAAGCCCGTCGTCGAGACCGTGCTGCCGCTGGCCGAGGCCGCGAAGGCGCACGAGATCGGTGAGCTGGGCCGTACCACCGGCAAGATCGTCCTCACGGTCGACTGA
- a CDS encoding LysR substrate-binding domain-containing protein, giving the protein MELRDIEIFLALAEELHFGRTAERLHITPSRVSHAIKKQERRIGAPLFERTSRTVRLTALGAQLREDLLPAQLQIQQALDRAIAEARGITGPLRIGYSTPWCADLVLRAAEIFRGRHTGCTVQIHEIQFDDPLGPLRRGELDVQVSEVPVDEPGITGGPVLFREPRALMVPAGHALAARRSVSLEDLADASLITPRGTVPKALLDFHLPVRTPSGRPVPRGPAYTFWTEVPALIAAGLGVSIVATRAATYHGRPGIAFVPFDDGPTLDYGVLWPSTGPSPAVTALVGLLSELADANEGTRQRPDADGPDIGPVPRPAARLSPTMGRMDAVQEYVDAIAAEHRPLFDRVSGLILEAFPEASPSLSYGMPTFRVGKRRLHVGVWQHGVSIYGWGTDRDGGFSSRHPALVSGRATIRLRPRDADGITDDELRDLIRAALEA; this is encoded by the coding sequence ATGGAACTGCGCGACATCGAGATCTTCCTGGCGCTGGCCGAGGAACTGCACTTCGGACGCACCGCCGAGCGGCTGCACATCACTCCGTCCCGGGTCAGCCACGCCATCAAGAAGCAGGAGCGGCGCATCGGAGCGCCGCTGTTCGAGCGCACCTCCCGCACGGTCCGCCTCACGGCGCTCGGCGCACAACTGCGCGAGGACCTGCTGCCCGCGCAGCTGCAGATCCAGCAGGCCCTCGACCGGGCGATCGCCGAGGCGCGCGGCATCACCGGTCCGCTGCGGATCGGCTACTCCACTCCTTGGTGCGCCGATCTGGTCCTCCGCGCGGCCGAGATCTTCCGCGGCCGGCACACCGGGTGCACCGTGCAGATCCACGAGATCCAGTTCGACGACCCGCTCGGCCCGCTGCGGCGCGGCGAGCTGGACGTGCAGGTGAGCGAAGTCCCCGTGGACGAGCCCGGCATCACCGGCGGACCGGTGCTGTTCCGCGAGCCACGGGCCCTGATGGTGCCGGCCGGCCACGCGCTGGCCGCCCGCCGGAGCGTGTCGCTGGAGGACCTGGCCGACGCCTCGCTGATCACCCCGCGCGGCACCGTCCCGAAAGCCCTGTTGGACTTCCACCTGCCCGTCCGCACCCCTTCCGGGCGCCCCGTCCCCCGCGGCCCCGCCTACACGTTCTGGACCGAGGTCCCCGCCCTGATCGCCGCGGGCCTCGGCGTCTCGATCGTGGCCACCCGCGCGGCCACGTACCACGGCCGGCCCGGCATCGCGTTCGTCCCCTTTGACGACGGACCGACCCTCGACTACGGCGTGCTGTGGCCGAGCACCGGGCCGTCACCCGCCGTCACGGCTCTCGTCGGCCTGCTGAGCGAGCTCGCCGACGCGAACGAGGGCACGCGGCAGCGGCCCGACGCGGACGGACCCGACATCGGCCCGGTTCCCCGGCCGGCGGCCCGGCTTTCTCCCACAATGGGCCGCATGGATGCCGTGCAGGAGTACGTCGACGCGATCGCCGCAGAACACCGCCCCCTGTTCGACCGGGTGAGCGGCCTGATCCTGGAGGCCTTCCCGGAGGCGAGCCCGTCGCTCTCCTACGGGATGCCGACCTTCCGGGTCGGCAAGCGAAGGCTCCATGTCGGCGTCTGGCAGCACGGCGTCTCGATCTACGGCTGGGGGACGGACCGTGACGGCGGATTCAGCTCCCGGCACCCCGCTCTCGTCAGCGGGCGGGCGACCATCCGGCTGCGGCCCCGGGACGCGGACGGCATCACCGACGACGAGCTGCGCGATCTCATCCGCGCGGCGCTGGAGGCCTGA
- a CDS encoding glyoxalase: MANTTPTAVALSLGSVTVEVADVEAAGRFYRAFGVDTRIRLRAAEAPSAGFRGFTLALTVSGPATVDGFVGAAVAAGATVLKPAAKSLWGYGGVVQAPDGTIWKIATSAKKDTGPATREIDDVVLLLGVEDMKATKQFYVGRGLAVAKSFGSKYTEFAPGRAGSVKLALYKRRALAKDLGVPADGTGAHRIVLGGTADTFTDPDGFAWEPAPAQP; encoded by the coding sequence ATGGCAAACACCACTCCCACCGCAGTCGCCCTGTCCCTCGGTTCCGTCACCGTCGAGGTGGCCGATGTCGAGGCCGCCGGCCGTTTCTACCGCGCTTTCGGCGTGGACACCCGGATCCGTCTGCGGGCGGCCGAGGCGCCCTCGGCCGGATTCCGCGGGTTCACCCTGGCGCTCACGGTGTCCGGTCCGGCCACCGTCGACGGCTTCGTCGGCGCGGCCGTGGCGGCCGGCGCCACGGTGCTCAAGCCCGCCGCGAAGTCGCTGTGGGGCTACGGCGGCGTCGTCCAGGCCCCGGACGGCACGATCTGGAAGATCGCGACCTCGGCCAAGAAGGACACCGGCCCCGCCACCCGCGAGATCGACGACGTCGTCCTGCTGCTCGGCGTCGAGGACATGAAGGCCACCAAGCAGTTCTACGTCGGCCGGGGCCTGGCCGTGGCCAAGAGCTTCGGCAGCAAGTACACCGAGTTCGCCCCCGGGCGGGCCGGCTCCGTCAAGCTGGCGCTCTACAAGCGCCGGGCCCTGGCCAAGGACCTCGGCGTGCCCGCCGACGGCACCGGCGCGCACCGCATCGTCCTCGGCGGCACCGCCGACACCTTCACCGACCCGGACGGCTTCGCCTGGGAGCCCGCCCCGGCACAGCCCTGA
- a CDS encoding Imm21 family immunity protein, producing MEGCEVEGPAEAINPVGHGTVSALVLGEGPSTTCYLPERRAFARRLAADSVIAGSSS from the coding sequence ATCGAAGGCTGCGAGGTCGAGGGCCCGGCCGAGGCGATCAACCCGGTCGGCCACGGCACCGTTTCCGCACTGGTGCTGGGCGAGGGACCCTCCACCACCTGCTACCTCCCTGAACGGCGAGCCTTCGCACGCAGGCTCGCCGCCGACTCCGTGATCGCCGGATCGTCGTCATGA
- a CDS encoding trypco2 family protein — MEIGLADAVDAVRKELLEAAARGAGQSLSFEVGPIEMEFEIELRAEAKAGGKFKAWVVSAETEAGVARGRTHRVAFTLTPRAGGPAGPGPAADGVAPRTSWTIDDHVDGDDVEDVTDRLPH, encoded by the coding sequence ATGGAGATCGGTCTGGCGGATGCCGTCGACGCCGTGCGCAAGGAACTGCTGGAGGCGGCCGCCCGGGGAGCAGGACAGTCGCTCTCCTTTGAGGTCGGCCCGATCGAGATGGAATTCGAGATCGAGCTGCGCGCCGAGGCGAAGGCGGGCGGCAAGTTCAAAGCCTGGGTCGTCTCCGCGGAGACCGAGGCCGGCGTCGCCCGCGGCCGCACCCACCGCGTGGCGTTCACGCTGACCCCGCGCGCCGGTGGGCCCGCCGGCCCCGGCCCGGCTGCCGACGGCGTCGCACCGCGGACGAGCTGGACCATCGACGACCACGTGGACGGCGACGACGTCGAGGACGTCACCGACCGCCTGCCGCACTGA